One Acetobacterium sp. KB-1 DNA segment encodes these proteins:
- a CDS encoding IS3 family transposase — protein MIPTSDRKIAAALIEEAIQNGARQFMACRELNISERTFSRWKNPATPLEDQRPVAIRPTPSNKLTPAERKEIIKVVNSKKYQSLPPSQIVPRLADEEGRYIASESSIYRVMKEAGMNNHRGRSSKPQKRTITSHKATGPNQVWMWDITWLPGPVKGFHYYLYLILDLYSRKIVGWEIWPEESAQNASILVRKAALSETISTAKQPLVLHSDNGSPMKGASLMETLQKLGIVSSKSRPRVSNDNPYAESIFKTCKYRPDYPYKGFKSIPEARQWVLEFTHYYNFEHCHSGLNFLTPNQRHTGMDKEIFSNRTAVYEAARQNNPNRWTKNIRKWALENEVWLNPEKDESNETNETNETNKSVG, from the coding sequence ATGATCCCAACCTCAGATCGCAAAATCGCTGCTGCTTTAATCGAAGAAGCCATTCAAAACGGAGCCCGCCAATTTATGGCATGCCGTGAGCTGAATATCAGCGAACGTACTTTTTCACGCTGGAAAAATCCGGCAACACCGCTGGAAGATCAGCGTCCCGTTGCGATTCGGCCAACTCCCTCCAATAAACTGACACCAGCAGAACGGAAAGAGATAATAAAAGTCGTGAATTCGAAAAAATATCAGAGTCTGCCACCCAGTCAGATTGTTCCCCGTCTGGCAGATGAGGAGGGGCGCTATATTGCATCCGAATCTTCCATATACCGTGTGATGAAAGAAGCCGGCATGAATAATCATCGGGGTCGTTCATCAAAACCTCAGAAGCGCACGATCACAAGCCACAAAGCAACAGGGCCGAATCAGGTCTGGATGTGGGATATCACGTGGCTGCCGGGTCCGGTAAAGGGTTTTCACTATTATCTTTATCTGATTCTGGATCTTTACAGTCGAAAGATCGTTGGCTGGGAAATCTGGCCGGAAGAATCCGCACAAAATGCCAGCATACTTGTTCGAAAAGCAGCGCTTTCAGAAACGATTTCAACCGCTAAACAGCCGCTGGTTCTGCATTCCGATAACGGTAGTCCGATGAAAGGAGCTTCGTTGATGGAAACCCTTCAGAAACTGGGAATTGTTTCATCCAAAAGCAGACCGAGAGTCAGTAATGACAATCCCTATGCCGAATCCATCTTCAAAACCTGCAAATATCGCCCTGATTACCCTTACAAGGGCTTTAAATCAATCCCGGAAGCAAGACAATGGGTTCTGGAATTTACGCATTACTATAATTTTGAACACTGCCACAGTGGGCTTAATTTCCTGACCCCAAATCAGCGGCATACCGGAATGGATAAAGAGATTTTTTCAAACCGCACAGCTGTTTATGAGGCCGCACGGCAGAATAATCCAAACCGCTGGACTAAAAATATTCGCAAGTGGGCTCTGGAAAACGAAGTATGGTTAAATCCTGAAAAAGATGAATCAAATGAAACAAATGAAACCAATGAAACCAATAAGTCAGTCGGTTAA
- the glmS gene encoding glutamine--fructose-6-phosphate transaminase (isomerizing), with amino-acid sequence MCGIVGYIGAKQAQDVLINGLSRLEYRGYDSAGIATLENDVIRIEKKKGRLINLEDALEKAPLSGQVGIGHTRWATHGVPSDANAHPHSSVNQEIAVVHNGIIENYMALKNELKDRGHVFVSDTDTEVVAHLLNELYTGDIVKTIQMAMQQLKGSYALGVLCANEPDKIVAVRKDSPLIVGLGDGENFIASDIPAILNYTREVYLLDNGEIAVLTADTIQVMNSDGEIIEKEIFAVDWDPGDAEKGGYDHFMLKEMVEQPKAMMETLMGRCCESGVTFAGLKLNTEMMKNINRIQIVACGTAYHAGMVGKYYFEKFARISVETEAASEYRYKDPIVDKNTLLIVISQSGETADTLAAIRLAKERGAWVLAVTNVVGSSIAREADDVIYTNAGPEIAVASTKAYVTQVGCMMMLASFLGELNGKMEKAEGSRICHGLMMTPGLIEKALETQAVIKAFADKNHKIYDLFYMGRGVDLYTSMEGSLKLKEISYIHSEAYAAGELKHGPIALIEDGTIVVAVCTQENVFEKMLSNIKEVKARGAHVLAIVQEGHEDIATEVDEVWVIPEMDDDITAIPTIVYLQLLAYYLAVARGCDVDKPKNLAKSVTVE; translated from the coding sequence ATGTGTGGAATAGTAGGTTATATCGGAGCTAAGCAGGCTCAGGACGTTTTAATTAACGGTCTTTCCCGGTTGGAGTACCGGGGCTATGATTCGGCCGGAATTGCAACGCTGGAAAATGACGTCATCCGGATCGAAAAGAAAAAGGGACGGCTTATAAATCTGGAAGATGCTCTGGAAAAAGCACCCCTTTCCGGCCAGGTTGGCATTGGCCATACCCGCTGGGCGACCCATGGGGTTCCTTCTGATGCCAATGCCCATCCCCATTCCAGTGTTAATCAAGAGATTGCCGTCGTGCACAATGGCATCATTGAAAATTATATGGCATTGAAGAACGAGCTTAAAGATAGGGGCCACGTGTTTGTTTCCGACACTGATACGGAAGTAGTGGCTCATTTGCTTAATGAGCTGTATACCGGGGACATTGTCAAGACGATTCAAATGGCGATGCAGCAGCTAAAGGGTTCTTATGCGTTGGGAGTTCTTTGCGCCAATGAACCGGATAAAATTGTGGCCGTGCGCAAAGATAGCCCCCTGATTGTGGGTTTGGGAGACGGCGAGAATTTTATCGCTTCTGATATTCCGGCGATTCTAAACTATACCCGGGAAGTTTATCTGCTGGATAACGGCGAAATTGCAGTGCTTACCGCCGACACTATCCAGGTAATGAATAGTGATGGTGAGATCATCGAAAAAGAGATTTTCGCCGTCGATTGGGATCCCGGAGATGCGGAAAAAGGCGGCTATGATCATTTTATGCTTAAAGAAATGGTGGAACAGCCCAAAGCCATGATGGAAACATTAATGGGCCGATGCTGTGAAAGTGGCGTAACCTTCGCCGGTCTTAAGCTAAATACCGAGATGATGAAAAACATCAACCGCATTCAGATTGTTGCCTGTGGTACGGCTTATCATGCCGGAATGGTGGGCAAATACTATTTTGAAAAATTTGCCCGGATCAGCGTGGAAACCGAGGCAGCTTCAGAATATCGTTACAAAGATCCAATCGTGGATAAAAACACTCTACTGATTGTCATCAGTCAATCCGGCGAAACCGCTGATACGCTGGCTGCTATCCGGTTGGCTAAAGAACGGGGGGCCTGGGTTTTAGCGGTGACCAATGTGGTCGGAAGTTCGATCGCCCGGGAAGCCGATGATGTGATCTATACCAATGCCGGGCCGGAAATCGCTGTGGCATCGACTAAGGCTTATGTCACTCAGGTGGGTTGCATGATGATGTTAGCCTCGTTTTTAGGAGAACTTAACGGGAAAATGGAAAAGGCAGAAGGCTCCCGGATTTGCCATGGTTTGATGATGACCCCGGGACTCATCGAAAAAGCCCTGGAAACCCAGGCCGTAATTAAAGCGTTTGCCGATAAAAATCATAAAATCTATGATCTCTTTTACATGGGTAGAGGTGTTGATCTTTATACCAGCATGGAAGGTTCGCTAAAACTCAAGGAGATTTCCTATATTCATTCCGAAGCCTACGCGGCCGGGGAGCTTAAACATGGCCCCATCGCACTAATCGAGGACGGTACCATCGTTGTGGCGGTTTGCACCCAAGAAAATGTTTTTGAAAAAATGCTTAGCAATATTAAAGAAGTCAAGGCTCGAGGCGCCCATGTCCTGGCGATTGTCCAGGAAGGCCATGAAGACATTGCCACAGAGGTCGATGAGGTGTGGGTAATTCCAGAAATGGACGATGATATCACCGCCATTCCCACCATTGTTTATCTTCAACTGCTAGCCTATTATCTGGCGGTTGCCAGAGGCTGTGATGTCGATAAACCTAAAAATCTGGCTAAGAGCGTGACGGTTGAGTAA
- the glmM gene encoding phosphoglucosamine mutase, with translation MGKLFGTDGVRGIYEQDLTLELAYGLGQAGASVLGRNAHRPKIVIGRDTRESGSPLEMALAKGILAVGGDVLLVGVLPTPAVAVITRALKADAGVVISASHNPYEFNGIKFFNGQGFKLADAVENEIEEIILQSQAVPLKDGGSIQTLENPEVFYLNHIKKAIETDFSGLRVVLDCANGAAYNIAPALFCDLGAEVIVIGDKPDGKNINAGCGSTHLTPLQQRVVKEKADIGIAFDGDADRCLAVDNHGNIIDGDKIMNLIGSRMKASGRLKKDTVVVTVMSNIGLDIALNQAGCQTIKTDVGDRYVLEAMIEGDYNLGGEQSGHLILLDHNTTGDGMLTALVLLELLKKDGRDAKTLGDLMKVYPQILVNARVENGRKQDYLRDDQIQKKIKEVETHFHGQGRVLIRPSGTEPLVRVMIEGKDQNELTRIAKELAQLIEARLSDSIEAVGRPVVA, from the coding sequence ATGGGAAAATTATTTGGTACCGATGGTGTACGTGGTATATATGAACAGGATTTAACACTGGAGTTGGCCTATGGCCTTGGTCAGGCGGGAGCCAGCGTATTAGGCAGAAATGCCCACCGGCCAAAGATTGTCATCGGTCGGGATACCCGTGAATCGGGATCGCCGCTAGAGATGGCATTAGCTAAGGGAATTCTCGCGGTGGGCGGAGATGTGCTACTGGTGGGAGTGCTACCAACGCCGGCCGTGGCAGTTATTACGCGGGCGCTTAAGGCCGATGCCGGAGTTGTGATCTCGGCGTCTCATAATCCTTATGAGTTTAATGGGATCAAGTTTTTCAATGGTCAGGGCTTTAAGCTAGCGGATGCGGTGGAAAACGAAATTGAAGAAATTATTTTACAAAGTCAGGCCGTGCCGCTAAAAGATGGTGGTAGTATTCAGACACTGGAAAATCCGGAAGTATTCTATCTCAACCATATCAAAAAAGCAATTGAAACAGATTTTTCTGGGCTTCGGGTGGTACTGGATTGTGCTAATGGCGCTGCTTATAACATTGCACCGGCATTGTTTTGTGACCTTGGAGCAGAGGTTATCGTTATTGGTGATAAACCAGATGGAAAAAATATCAACGCCGGGTGCGGTTCGACGCATCTTACACCGCTTCAACAACGGGTAGTAAAAGAAAAAGCTGATATCGGTATCGCCTTTGACGGGGATGCTGACCGGTGTCTGGCGGTGGATAATCATGGGAATATCATTGATGGCGACAAGATCATGAATCTCATTGGCAGTCGGATGAAGGCTAGTGGCCGGCTGAAAAAGGATACGGTTGTGGTGACGGTGATGAGCAATATCGGTCTGGATATCGCCCTGAATCAAGCCGGATGCCAGACGATCAAAACCGATGTGGGTGATCGTTATGTACTGGAGGCCATGATTGAGGGGGATTATAATCTCGGTGGGGAACAATCCGGCCATCTTATTCTGCTGGATCATAATACTACTGGAGATGGCATGCTGACAGCGTTGGTTTTGCTGGAACTACTAAAAAAAGATGGACGAGATGCCAAAACACTGGGAGATCTCATGAAGGTTTATCCCCAGATTCTGGTGAATGCCCGGGTTGAGAATGGACGAAAACAGGATTACCTGCGTGACGACCAGATTCAAAAAAAGATCAAAGAGGTCGAAACCCATTTTCACGGACAGGGGCGGGTACTGATTCGGCCTTCAGGAACGGAACCACTGGTTCGGGTGATGATTGAAGGAAAAGATCAGAATGAACTAACCCGGATCGCAAAAGAATTGGCTCAATTGATTGAGGCACGTTTGAGCGATTCAATCGAAGCCGTGGGGCGGCCTGTGGTGGCATAA
- the mnmA gene encoding tRNA 2-thiouridine(34) synthase MnmA, which yields MNRKKITVKKKKVIIGLSGGIDSAASASLLKSEGYEVIGVTFNFLSSEQTITAAKKVAENLQIEHHVLEAQNQFRKNVILPFIDAYKNGETPNPCMLCNQTMKFPLLCDFAKINDQAAIATGHYAEVKKKDDNYELWASPNARKDQSYFLYHLNQEVLKKLIFPLNAFESKDQVRGMIKKLLPELSKGAESQGICFIPKKGHQLFLKQAIFGSQPAETGIFVDSSGKILGRHKGIQNFTLGQTRGLGLLSNTKWAVVGLEPQTNTVVLDDEQVLFKDRIFVDQLFVHPHVDLTKQEFSFKTCRWGHIYRGQIERLPGNQAIVHSQQSVRAPAPGQALVFYQGRRVLGGGIIKHFEFR from the coding sequence ATGAATAGAAAGAAAATAACCGTGAAAAAGAAAAAAGTAATAATCGGACTGAGTGGCGGTATTGATAGTGCTGCCTCGGCAAGTCTTTTAAAAAGTGAAGGTTACGAGGTTATTGGCGTAACCTTCAATTTTTTAAGTTCAGAACAAACCATCACGGCCGCAAAAAAGGTGGCCGAGAATCTTCAAATAGAGCATCATGTACTGGAAGCACAAAATCAGTTTAGAAAAAATGTCATCTTGCCCTTTATTGATGCGTATAAAAACGGCGAAACCCCGAACCCCTGCATGCTGTGTAATCAGACCATGAAATTCCCGCTGCTTTGTGATTTTGCAAAGATTAATGATCAGGCTGCAATTGCCACCGGTCATTATGCCGAGGTCAAAAAAAAGGACGACAATTATGAATTATGGGCCAGCCCTAATGCCAGAAAGGATCAATCCTATTTTTTGTATCACCTTAACCAGGAGGTACTTAAAAAACTGATTTTTCCGCTGAATGCTTTTGAGTCCAAGGATCAGGTACGCGGGATGATTAAGAAGCTTTTACCAGAACTTTCAAAAGGTGCGGAAAGCCAGGGGATTTGTTTTATCCCTAAAAAAGGGCACCAACTTTTTTTAAAACAAGCAATTTTTGGATCACAGCCCGCCGAAACTGGTATTTTTGTGGATTCTTCGGGGAAAATTTTAGGGCGGCATAAAGGGATACAAAACTTTACTCTGGGCCAAACGCGGGGGCTTGGTCTATTATCAAACACAAAATGGGCAGTGGTCGGTCTTGAGCCGCAAACAAATACCGTTGTTCTTGATGATGAGCAGGTTTTGTTTAAAGATCGGATTTTTGTGGATCAACTATTTGTGCATCCTCACGTTGACCTTACCAAACAGGAGTTTTCCTTTAAAACCTGTCGTTGGGGTCATATCTACCGTGGTCAGATTGAACGGCTACCCGGCAATCAGGCGATTGTTCACAGTCAGCAGTCAGTGCGGGCGCCAGCCCCTGGTCAGGCCCTGGTTTTTTATCAGGGACGCCGGGTACTTGGTGGCGGAATCATAAAACATTTTGAATTTCGGTAG
- a CDS encoding type 1 glutamine amidotransferase — protein MQQTIKVGWLFNNMFNLHGDRGNLLAIRAEGERRGYRVEVEQINLDTETFNPIDFDFLFCPPGEIEHFEAVAAYLEPHRKELMDYIETRPMLVTGTSVGLFGETIKRDDQSTIRGLGIIEVKTRENHVVYGDDLYYSCRYNGKEMDIIGSQIQMLDLDIKEESPFGWLKYGYGNNGETRFEGVISGKGMFTNTLGPVLVCNPWLTEEIINLIEANKNWPVWEDQRDNSLELKSLKTKIVHINKKETRLKKLGER, from the coding sequence ATGCAACAGACGATAAAAGTCGGCTGGCTTTTTAATAATATGTTTAACCTGCATGGCGACCGGGGTAACCTGCTGGCCATTCGGGCTGAAGGGGAACGGCGGGGTTACCGGGTTGAGGTCGAACAGATTAATCTCGATACGGAGACCTTTAATCCGATCGATTTTGACTTCCTGTTTTGTCCACCGGGAGAAATTGAACATTTTGAAGCAGTTGCGGCCTATCTGGAACCGCACCGCAAAGAACTGATGGATTATATTGAAACCCGGCCGATGCTGGTGACCGGCACCTCGGTGGGTCTTTTCGGTGAAACAATAAAGCGCGATGATCAGTCCACGATCAGAGGATTGGGAATTATTGAGGTGAAAACACGGGAAAATCATGTCGTCTACGGAGATGATCTTTATTACAGTTGCCGCTACAACGGCAAAGAAATGGACATCATCGGTAGTCAAATTCAGATGTTGGATCTGGATATCAAAGAAGAGTCGCCTTTTGGCTGGTTAAAATATGGTTATGGTAATAACGGCGAGACCCGCTTTGAAGGTGTTATCAGCGGCAAGGGTATGTTTACCAATACCTTGGGTCCGGTTCTGGTTTGTAACCCCTGGCTGACCGAAGAAATCATCAATTTAATTGAAGCCAATAAAAACTGGCCAGTCTGGGAAGACCAGCGTGATAATTCCTTGGAACTAAAATCACTTAAAACCAAGATCGTCCATATTAATAAAAAAGAAACCCGGCTGAAAAAGCTCGGTGAGCGTTAA
- a CDS encoding Mur ligase family protein encodes MKFYLALWFAKLMGVAINMISKDRGTNLPGEKALTIDPDFVKHFKNIDYSKVIFITGTNGKSSTTNLVTHILKQNRKKIVSNLEGANLLGGIATILAKEASLSGKLKADYYIFETDERYLPLIYAQLPAQNMLITNLQKDQVQRNGDPDFIIRKLKEVVNPKMTLILNNEEPRSRFFEETACRSIYYGVSHHDESFTKGADYPTQACPKCHHDMSFDYYNVDSIGPFHCDFCGFASKKTPDYLITDLNFSKQSFKLKDVSFHMPYDLPFMFYNYAGSLAVCEAICGIAPEAAAKAFENFKNIGGRFEVLTYKNKTIKYMRIKQENPDTLQSALNIMASDQSEKMVALGLYVVNDFVPHYINTFYAFDCDFKPVVNSNVERYLCFSEHVSYDTANRLIYDGVAKEAITIMDSDNINEIFAEIDKAETDNIYLITWLSTFEKMKKFIEGGQN; translated from the coding sequence ATGAAATTTTATCTCGCATTATGGTTTGCAAAATTAATGGGTGTGGCCATCAACATGATCAGTAAGGATCGGGGCACCAATCTGCCCGGAGAAAAGGCTTTGACGATCGACCCTGATTTTGTAAAACATTTTAAAAACATAGACTATTCGAAGGTTATTTTCATTACGGGGACGAATGGAAAATCGTCAACGACTAACCTGGTTACCCACATTTTAAAACAAAACAGAAAAAAGATCGTCTCGAATCTGGAAGGTGCCAATTTACTCGGTGGCATTGCCACAATTCTGGCCAAAGAAGCGAGTTTATCGGGGAAACTCAAGGCCGATTATTATATTTTTGAAACGGATGAGCGCTACCTGCCCTTGATTTATGCTCAATTGCCAGCCCAAAACATGCTGATCACCAATTTGCAAAAAGACCAGGTCCAGAGAAATGGGGATCCGGATTTTATTATCCGTAAATTAAAAGAGGTGGTGAATCCCAAGATGACACTGATCCTCAATAACGAAGAACCGCGATCCCGATTTTTTGAGGAAACCGCCTGCCGCTCGATTTATTACGGGGTTTCCCATCATGATGAATCATTCACCAAAGGTGCGGATTATCCCACCCAGGCGTGTCCCAAATGCCATCACGATATGAGCTTTGACTATTACAATGTGGACAGTATCGGGCCTTTTCATTGCGACTTTTGCGGCTTTGCCAGCAAAAAAACACCGGACTATCTGATCACTGACCTGAATTTTTCCAAGCAAAGTTTTAAGTTAAAAGATGTGAGCTTTCATATGCCCTACGATCTGCCCTTCATGTTTTATAATTACGCCGGTTCTCTGGCTGTTTGCGAAGCAATTTGCGGGATTGCGCCAGAAGCTGCGGCCAAGGCCTTTGAAAACTTTAAAAACATCGGCGGCCGCTTTGAGGTATTGACCTATAAGAACAAAACCATTAAATACATGCGGATTAAACAGGAAAATCCCGATACCCTTCAAAGTGCGTTAAATATTATGGCTTCTGATCAGAGTGAAAAAATGGTGGCCCTGGGTTTGTATGTGGTCAATGACTTTGTGCCTCATTATATCAATACCTTTTACGCCTTTGACTGTGATTTTAAACCAGTAGTCAATTCCAATGTCGAGCGATACCTGTGTTTCTCTGAGCATGTTTCCTACGATACCGCCAATCGGCTTATTTATGATGGGGTTGCCAAAGAAGCGATCACGATCATGGACAGTGATAATATTAACGAAATTTTCGCCGAAATTGATAAGGCCGAAACCGATAATATTTATTTGATTACCTGGCTTTCCACCTTTGAAAAGATGAAAAAATTTATCGAGGGAGGACAGAATTAA
- a CDS encoding potassium channel family protein, translating to MNPLVNEFPVYETLANGNTIIIIYDLFILSLFLFELFLFYNKERLVEAVRQNKTKKIKPFRRFLVKLIVNYEYQGILMVTSALLIISLVVVSSHHRILMSELIGILGSFAVFIIVVFLVQHLFMKIDQFQDLVVSRFVDLIFYLVLGHYFVLFANFISPPSLPLGLVGLSFALILCFSVMIRAIANPSIIRSSVSKRRKYQETASILKGMLVLVVSEMSILYLMVYNCFKIDPNFYAANSDRALDAFDMLYYMVISFATIGYGDIHPVRFNGMIYGELVAMVIGLASMFSTACFVGAVVAGAAQMSWSQSLESENHSDGSEQNEPSDRKSMITVVREKLKNKQL from the coding sequence ATGAATCCGTTAGTCAATGAATTTCCGGTATACGAGACCCTTGCCAACGGTAATACCATTATTATTATTTATGATCTGTTTATCCTTTCGCTTTTTTTGTTTGAACTTTTTCTATTTTATAATAAAGAACGACTTGTTGAAGCAGTAAGGCAAAATAAAACTAAAAAAATCAAACCATTTCGCCGTTTTCTGGTAAAGTTAATCGTTAATTATGAGTATCAGGGGATTCTAATGGTTACCAGTGCATTGCTAATTATTTCACTGGTGGTCGTGTCCAGCCATCATCGTATTCTAATGAGTGAACTGATCGGAATTTTAGGAAGTTTTGCCGTTTTTATCATCGTTGTATTTTTGGTTCAGCACCTCTTTATGAAAATTGATCAGTTTCAGGATCTTGTCGTCTCCCGATTCGTGGATCTGATCTTTTATCTGGTTTTGGGTCATTATTTTGTATTGTTTGCGAATTTTATTTCACCGCCAAGTCTGCCACTCGGTCTGGTGGGGCTTTCTTTTGCCTTGATCCTCTGTTTTTCGGTGATGATTCGAGCTATTGCAAATCCCAGTATCATTCGGAGTTCGGTTTCAAAAAGGCGAAAATATCAGGAAACCGCCAGTATTTTAAAGGGCATGCTGGTACTGGTTGTCAGCGAAATGAGTATCCTCTATTTAATGGTTTATAATTGCTTTAAGATCGATCCGAATTTTTATGCCGCTAATTCAGACCGGGCCCTGGACGCCTTTGATATGCTTTATTACATGGTCATCTCTTTTGCCACCATCGGCTATGGGGATATCCATCCTGTACGCTTTAACGGGATGATCTACGGTGAACTGGTGGCGATGGTCATCGGTTTAGCCAGTATGTTTAGTACCGCTTGCTTTGTTGGGGCAGTGGTTGCCGGAGCCGCCCAGATGAGTTGGAGTCAAAGCCTGGAAAGCGAAAATCACAGTGACGGATCAGAGCAGAACGAACCCAGTGATCGAAAAAGCATGATCACCGTGGTTCGAGAAAAATTAAAAAATAAACAACTGTAA
- a CDS encoding GIY-YIG nuclease family protein, whose protein sequence is MIDKAYVYIVKCNDNTLYTGWTCNLEARIKVHNSGTGAKYTRGRLPVTLVYWEALNNRSEALSREAVIKKMSKRQKIKLIGCCESQDQ, encoded by the coding sequence ATGATAGACAAGGCTTACGTTTATATCGTAAAATGTAATGACAATACACTTTATACGGGGTGGACTTGTAATCTAGAAGCTCGGATTAAGGTTCATAATTCGGGAACCGGAGCAAAATATACCCGGGGTCGCCTGCCGGTGACGCTGGTTTATTGGGAAGCCCTCAATAATCGGTCGGAAGCCCTCAGTCGGGAAGCCGTGATAAAAAAAATGTCAAAAAGACAAAAAATAAAATTGATTGGGTGTTGTGAATCGCAAGACCAATGA
- a CDS encoding zinc-ribbon domain-containing protein — protein MEDRTLICQDCGEEFVFTVGEQEFYQEKGFDNEPKRCRECRTKRKQTRRPRNSNF, from the coding sequence ATGGAAGACAGAACTTTAATTTGTCAAGATTGTGGCGAAGAATTTGTATTTACTGTAGGTGAACAAGAATTCTACCAGGAAAAAGGTTTTGACAATGAACCAAAAAGATGTCGTGAATGTCGAACAAAAAGAAAACAAACGAGAAGACCAAGAAATAGCAATTTCTAG
- a CDS encoding aminopeptidase — protein sequence MRDHRLIKYAQTLINYSLYVKPDEWVVIRGSDLALPLIKECYQAVLKAGAHPTVLLNPEGISEILLKEGSDDQLQFNAPMMMSIYSKADKILNILGDHNLRSLAAIPGERIALQRRSGAPVTKIYNDRVARGEMDWTLCLYPTESGAQEANMSLSDYEEFVFSACLLNTDNPIASWQKIHHEQAAMVTYLNQKKEFHVLAKDTDLTLCTENRIWINSDGHHNFPSGEVFTAPVKESVNGTIRFTFPGIYSGQEIEDIKLTFKDGRVVTACAKRGEDLLNALLDTDEGSHYLGEFAIGTNYGITKFTKNMLFDEKIGGTIHMALGKSYPECGPINDSMLHWDMLCDMKDGGAIYADGELFYQNGRFIKKL from the coding sequence ATGAGAGATCATCGACTGATAAAATATGCCCAAACCCTAATCAACTATTCCCTCTATGTGAAACCAGACGAATGGGTTGTGATCCGGGGGTCTGATCTGGCTCTGCCCCTGATTAAAGAATGCTACCAGGCCGTGTTAAAAGCTGGCGCCCACCCTACCGTTTTGCTTAACCCGGAAGGAATTTCAGAAATTCTTTTAAAGGAAGGCAGTGATGATCAACTGCAGTTTAATGCCCCCATGATGATGTCAATCTATTCTAAAGCGGATAAGATTCTAAACATTTTGGGAGACCATAACTTAAGGTCCCTGGCCGCAATTCCTGGTGAGCGTATAGCTCTACAACGCCGTTCTGGCGCACCGGTTACTAAAATTTACAATGACCGGGTCGCCCGGGGTGAAATGGATTGGACGCTGTGTCTCTATCCCACTGAAAGTGGCGCCCAGGAAGCGAACATGTCACTTTCTGACTATGAAGAATTCGTATTTTCTGCCTGTCTCCTCAATACTGACAATCCCATTGCGTCCTGGCAGAAAATTCATCATGAACAGGCGGCAATGGTCACCTATTTAAATCAAAAAAAAGAATTCCATGTGCTTGCTAAAGATACCGATCTGACCCTTTGCACCGAAAACCGGATCTGGATCAATTCCGACGGTCACCATAATTTCCCCAGTGGCGAAGTCTTTACTGCGCCGGTAAAAGAAAGCGTAAACGGAACCATTCGTTTCACCTTTCCTGGTATTTACAGCGGACAGGAAATTGAAGACATTAAGCTCACCTTCAAAGATGGCCGGGTTGTAACGGCTTGTGCCAAACGTGGCGAAGATTTGCTTAACGCTCTGCTTGATACGGACGAAGGTTCCCATTATCTTGGCGAATTTGCCATCGGCACCAACTATGGCATTACTAAGTTTACCAAAAACATGCTTTTTGACGAAAAAATTGGTGGCACCATCCATATGGCTCTGGGTAAATCCTATCCAGAATGCGGACCCATCAACGATTCGATGCTCCATTGGGACATGCTCTGTGACATGAAAGACGGCGGTGCGATTTATGCCGACGGGGAGCTCTTTTATCAGAACGGTCGGTTTATAAAAAAATTGTAA